From a region of the Thermovirga sp. genome:
- the rlmB gene encoding 23S rRNA (guanosine(2251)-2'-O)-methyltransferase RlmB — protein MSIDAEEIVQSGGDLVFGKNAVRAIIESLPGNCSMVFLSEKTPPNERERLIETCKKAGIGWQVVGAAVIDKVCPGVRHQGVVARVLSVELMDQASFFQNLAITGGSALVIFVDHVQDPQNLGALARSAEVFGAAGIVIPKRRSALPTSTVMRTSSGAIARVPVVGVVNAVRALREFKEKGFWTVGLDHRAEGVLWECEIPEKTVLVVGSEDRGISRLVRENCDFLVRIPMVGRTGSLNAATAGAIGMYEWNRTVSQDRKSLSRDDRTERKPCRALVDKHRGHG, from the coding sequence ATGTCCATTGACGCCGAAGAAATTGTTCAAAGCGGCGGAGACCTGGTCTTTGGGAAGAATGCGGTGAGGGCCATCATTGAATCCCTCCCGGGTAACTGCTCAATGGTTTTCCTCTCGGAGAAGACTCCTCCCAATGAAAGGGAGCGACTCATAGAAACCTGTAAAAAAGCCGGGATAGGGTGGCAGGTGGTAGGGGCCGCCGTGATCGATAAGGTTTGCCCCGGGGTCCGCCATCAGGGTGTCGTTGCCAGGGTCTTGTCCGTAGAGTTGATGGACCAGGCAAGTTTTTTCCAAAATTTAGCAATCACCGGGGGCTCTGCCTTGGTCATTTTCGTTGACCATGTCCAGGATCCCCAGAACCTTGGAGCCCTAGCCAGGTCCGCCGAGGTTTTTGGCGCCGCGGGGATTGTCATTCCCAAAAGGCGTTCCGCGCTGCCCACTTCGACCGTTATGAGGACCAGTTCGGGGGCCATCGCGAGAGTCCCCGTAGTGGGGGTCGTGAACGCCGTCAGGGCGCTGAGAGAGTTCAAGGAAAAGGGATTCTGGACAGTTGGACTGGACCATCGTGCAGAAGGGGTACTTTGGGAGTGCGAAATCCCGGAAAAGACAGTCCTCGTCGTGGGCAGCGAGGACCGGGGAATCTCAAGGCTGGTCCGTGAAAACTGCGATTTCCTGGTGAGAATCCCTATGGTGGGCCGCACGGGGTCGCTCAATGCCGCTACGGCCGGAGCTATCGGCATGTATGAATGGAACAGAACCGTTTCGCAAGACCGTAAAAGTTTGTCAAGGGACGATAGGACCGAGAGAAAGCCTTGCCGAGCCCTTGTTGACAAGCATCGAGGCCACGGGTAG
- the acpS gene encoding holo-ACP synthase, whose amino-acid sequence MIKGIGIDMCSISRLGNALDTPAFMEKVFTEREKDYALSREGKTRHLASAFAAKEAFAKAGGWALGRVGLKNVSLERREGAPFLSIQGNAESLMQSLGVRSAHVSVTHEGDYAVAVVVLEG is encoded by the coding sequence ATGATAAAAGGCATAGGCATTGATATGTGCAGCATCTCCCGTCTGGGGAATGCTTTGGACACCCCCGCCTTCATGGAAAAGGTTTTCACCGAAAGAGAAAAGGATTATGCCTTGTCCAGGGAAGGAAAAACGAGGCACCTTGCCTCCGCCTTCGCCGCCAAGGAGGCCTTTGCCAAGGCCGGAGGCTGGGCTTTGGGACGTGTCGGTCTGAAGAATGTCTCCCTCGAACGCAGGGAAGGCGCGCCCTTCCTGTCAATCCAGGGCAACGCCGAATCACTGATGCAATCCCTGGGCGTCCGTAGCGCCCATGTCAGCGTGACCCATGAGGGAGATTACGCCGTGGCAGTGGTTGTACTTGAGGGGTGA